One part of the Treponema peruense genome encodes these proteins:
- a CDS encoding putative bifunctional diguanylate cyclase/phosphodiesterase has protein sequence MVEKIDFESIVETFPNAVILVKPVFTENKVQSANILYANPMLKKLTASEEIPSDAPLQECLSQAIENYGSANVSFYSQKCGLWLKMTANAIKENFLITLQDCSEEKEKEQKICEQKDELEKNRAELDSQLKNFRTLNSQLKFAAYHDSLTNLYNRAWLTSEMHRCITQNFEFGIILFDIDNTKDVNESQGHRAGDEMLRQAAALLRTVENENIIASRFGGDEFVILFKNLPARSDIKSLGDKTQSLFNAEGMGISGGIAIYPDDASDCEDLLKFADMAKFDVKKNGKNSISFFNSVMQEKFLRKLSIETKLSKALAEGSFQLYYQPQYNIKTEKLRGFEALLRWHDDELGWISPEQFIPLAEETTKIITSIGDWVMETAMSVLAKWERKFNFEGIISVNVSPIQFKQTDFIEKLIEKVIRFGITKSHLEIEITEGVLIDNLQDTVSKLEIIRQMGIGISLDDFGTGYSSLRYLQMLPLTTLKIDKSFVANIQNGRESNITESIVSMVSKMGLDTIAEGVETNEQLEILKKFKCNNLQGFLKGRPMPVELCEKLLSKD, from the coding sequence ATGGTTGAAAAAATTGATTTTGAAAGCATTGTGGAAACGTTTCCAAATGCGGTAATTTTAGTAAAGCCTGTCTTTACAGAAAACAAAGTACAGTCTGCAAATATCCTGTATGCAAACCCCATGCTCAAAAAACTGACAGCGTCTGAAGAAATTCCTTCCGATGCTCCGTTACAGGAATGCCTTTCGCAGGCAATAGAAAACTATGGCAGTGCAAATGTTTCGTTCTATTCGCAGAAATGCGGTCTCTGGTTAAAAATGACTGCAAATGCAATTAAGGAAAATTTCCTTATTACACTGCAAGACTGTTCGGAAGAAAAGGAAAAGGAACAGAAAATCTGCGAGCAGAAAGACGAACTCGAAAAGAACCGTGCAGAACTTGACAGCCAGCTCAAAAACTTCAGGACACTCAACAGCCAGCTTAAATTTGCAGCATACCATGACAGCCTTACGAATCTTTACAACAGGGCCTGGCTTACTTCCGAAATGCACCGTTGCATAACGCAGAATTTTGAATTCGGTATTATTTTATTTGACATTGACAATACAAAAGATGTAAACGAGTCACAGGGACATCGTGCCGGGGACGAAATGCTCAGGCAGGCCGCTGCCCTTCTCAGAACAGTAGAAAACGAAAATATCATTGCTTCCAGATTCGGAGGAGATGAATTCGTTATCCTTTTCAAAAATCTACCTGCAAGGTCTGACATAAAAAGCCTTGGTGATAAAACCCAGAGTCTGTTCAACGCGGAAGGAATGGGAATTTCTGGCGGAATTGCAATTTACCCCGACGATGCTTCTGACTGCGAAGATCTGTTGAAATTTGCAGACATGGCAAAGTTTGATGTAAAGAAAAACGGAAAGAATTCCATCAGTTTCTTTAATTCCGTTATGCAGGAAAAATTTCTGCGCAAGTTAAGCATAGAAACCAAGCTTTCAAAGGCACTTGCAGAAGGAAGCTTTCAGTTATATTACCAGCCGCAGTACAACATCAAAACAGAAAAGCTCCGCGGTTTTGAAGCGCTGCTCAGATGGCATGACGATGAACTTGGCTGGATAAGTCCGGAACAGTTTATTCCGCTTGCAGAAGAAACTACAAAAATCATCACTTCCATAGGCGACTGGGTAATGGAAACCGCAATGTCTGTTCTGGCAAAGTGGGAACGCAAATTCAACTTTGAAGGAATAATTTCAGTTAACGTTTCACCGATTCAGTTCAAGCAGACTGATTTTATTGAAAAGTTAATCGAAAAAGTTATACGCTTTGGAATTACAAAATCCCATCTCGAAATAGAAATTACCGAAGGCGTTCTGATTGACAACCTTCAGGATACCGTCAGCAAACTCGAAATTATACGCCAGATGGGAATAGGCATTTCACTCGATGACTTTGGAACGGGCTATTCTTCATTGCGCTACCTGCAGATGCTGCCGCTCACGACGCTTAAAATAGACAAATCTTTTGTTGCAAACATACAGAACGGACGCGAGTCAAACATAACAGAAAGCATTGTTTCGATGGTCTCAAAAATGGGTCTTGATACAATCGCTGAAGGTGTAGAAACCAACGAACAGCTTGAAATTCTCAAGAAATTCAAGTGCAATAATCTTCAGGGATTCCTTAAAGGACGGCCGATGCCTGTTGAGTTGTGCGAAAAGCTTCTCTCAAAGGACTGA
- a CDS encoding Holliday junction resolvase-like protein, with translation MSTQTLFYIAAGLFAGILIGSVVQKLRDSAGIKKARNDAVKRSRAVLGGQFGEQLAPFLPDFPCNPGDARFIGKPVDYIAFPGTAEGRSVEEILLIEVKSGTSALSAREKEIREAVKKGRVRYVEYRIPGSVL, from the coding sequence ATGAGTACACAAACGCTATTTTACATTGCAGCCGGTCTTTTTGCAGGAATACTGATAGGATCCGTTGTTCAGAAACTGCGTGATTCAGCAGGAATAAAAAAAGCGCGGAACGATGCCGTAAAGAGAAGCCGCGCGGTACTTGGCGGTCAGTTCGGTGAGCAGCTGGCCCCTTTTTTACCTGATTTTCCGTGCAACCCGGGCGATGCGCGTTTTATAGGAAAGCCCGTGGACTACATCGCTTTTCCCGGAACAGCCGAGGGCCGCAGTGTAGAAGAAATTCTTCTTATCGAAGTAAAAAGCGGAACAAGCGCTCTTTCGGCAAGGGAAAAAGAAATCCGTGAAGCCGTAAAAAAGGGCAGAGTCCGCTATGTAGAATACAGAATTCCCGGTTCAGTCCTTTGA
- a CDS encoding OmpA family protein, with protein sequence MKKLVAVIFGALIVQTPFFSQEQAGDSSVQFEFKYKKNDRYRILSTVNEDVFINGEKSHHALIVNRVTARVTETDETGGGITECTFMTTEDSTGSRTGAKFSYGEEYKSVFHRTKNGIYTISDEYFMPTVRDVPVFPDKKLSPGDKWTARGHEAHDLRRIFGLETPYKVPFVAEYEYIGKEEEGNLHVFKVKYNMKMKVPQNQIPQTEDYPVAMNGFSDETVFWDLEKGAIDHYSENFRIIMETATGVVLEFSGTAQAEVTEFERTATEENLSAVQNKVSDMGIQNVTVSKGEKGLTLSLEDIKFQADSAELLDSEKMKLEQIAQILEAWPENDILVTGHTALAGTAKMRQELSEQRARAVADYMILLGVRDRFHIFTQGFGATRPVAPNTTEEGKARNRRVEITIMDN encoded by the coding sequence ATGAAAAAACTGGTTGCAGTAATTTTTGGGGCACTTATTGTTCAGACCCCATTTTTTTCGCAGGAACAGGCCGGCGACAGTTCAGTTCAGTTTGAATTCAAATACAAAAAAAATGACCGTTACAGGATTCTTTCTACAGTCAACGAAGATGTTTTTATTAACGGCGAAAAAAGCCACCACGCACTTATTGTAAACAGGGTTACAGCCCGCGTGACAGAAACCGATGAAACCGGCGGTGGAATAACAGAATGTACCTTTATGACAACAGAAGATTCTACCGGTTCCAGAACAGGCGCAAAATTTTCTTACGGAGAGGAATACAAAAGCGTCTTTCACAGGACAAAAAATGGTATCTATACAATTTCTGACGAATATTTTATGCCTACTGTCCGCGATGTTCCCGTTTTTCCGGACAAAAAACTGAGCCCCGGAGACAAGTGGACGGCCCGGGGACACGAAGCCCATGATTTAAGAAGAATTTTCGGTCTGGAAACGCCGTACAAAGTTCCGTTTGTTGCTGAATACGAATATATTGGAAAGGAAGAAGAAGGAAACCTTCACGTATTCAAAGTAAAATACAATATGAAAATGAAAGTTCCGCAAAACCAGATTCCGCAAACAGAAGACTATCCTGTTGCAATGAACGGCTTCAGTGACGAAACAGTATTCTGGGATTTGGAAAAAGGCGCAATTGACCATTACAGTGAAAATTTCAGAATAATTATGGAAACAGCCACCGGAGTCGTACTGGAATTTTCAGGAACCGCACAGGCAGAAGTAACAGAATTTGAGCGTACTGCAACTGAAGAAAATCTTTCTGCGGTACAGAATAAAGTTTCTGACATGGGAATACAAAATGTTACAGTAAGCAAAGGCGAAAAGGGACTTACGCTTTCTCTTGAAGACATTAAGTTCCAGGCAGACAGCGCAGAGCTTCTTGACAGCGAAAAAATGAAACTTGAACAGATTGCCCAGATTCTTGAAGCATGGCCCGAAAACGATATTCTTGTTACCGGACACACAGCTTTGGCAGGAACGGCAAAAATGCGGCAGGAACTGAGTGAACAGAGAGCGCGCGCAGTTGCCGACTACATGATTCTTCTTGGCGTAAGGGACAGATTCCACATCTTTACGCAGGGATTCGGCGCAACAAGACCTGTGGCACCCAACACGACGGAAGAAGGAAAAGCCCGCAACCGCCGTGTCGAAATTACCATTATGGACAACTAG
- a CDS encoding GH36-type glycosyl hydrolase domain-containing protein gives MQYGYFDDEAKEYVVTRPDTPSSWSNYLGSTEYGAVITNNAGGYGFYKSGAQGRFMRLRFNSVPMDQPGRYFYLRDMQSGDYWSASWQPVGKPLDSYKSECRHGTAYTKITSEYSGIESETKYYVPLGQTFEYWRLKLTNKSSSPRKIRAFTYCEFTNQWNTTQDQVNLQYSIFIVKGQKTSPNMIQVISHENLYEQHKKNPAVTDYMSEWMALAGSPVTGFDTSRQSFIGTYGSYKEPAAVVEGCCYNSEAFGDNACGTLQTDIELAPGESKEILVMLGIGAAEEEGKKALAEFGTIERADLEFDKLVKNWHEKLGSFKAVTPDEDINHTVNVWGLYNCLITFAWSRAASLVYNGERDGLGYRDSVQDILGVSAAIPEQAEERLVRLLSGQFSNGGALPVIGKDFVPGKQKMIDAGEFRSDDCQWFFNAVPCFVAETGKLDFYNRIVPYADQGEATVYGHLKQALLFNLERMGADGLPCGLLADWNDCLKLGYHGESLFVAFQLRLGLTTYADISERLNKSEEAAWALSEREKLDANIQKKCWDGKWFVWAIAEDGTVYGTHSIDEGQIYFNTQVWSVLSGAATPEQQKLCLESVKEKLATPYGLMLCAPPFVHADREIMSSVVFLPGIKENAGIFNHTQGWGVIAEIMNGNGDRAYEYCKAALPAAYNDRAEVRQSEPYVIGQTTYSTYSKRPGNTRVSWLSGAATWNYYSITQYMLGIRPQYDGLLVDPCIKHDWDSFSVERRWRNMNISIEVKNPSRVCRGIESLEVDGKKLDSVLVPVDLLHDGSRIIAVMGKNALPVRNQRM, from the coding sequence ATGCAGTATGGTTATTTTGACGATGAGGCAAAAGAGTATGTCGTTACACGTCCTGACACGCCTTCTTCGTGGAGCAATTATCTTGGTTCAACTGAGTACGGCGCTGTAATTACAAATAATGCCGGGGGGTACGGATTCTATAAGTCCGGTGCACAGGGAAGATTCATGAGACTCAGATTCAATTCCGTTCCCATGGACCAGCCCGGCCGCTATTTTTATCTGCGCGACATGCAGAGCGGGGACTACTGGTCGGCATCATGGCAGCCTGTCGGAAAACCTTTGGACAGTTACAAAAGCGAATGCCGCCACGGAACAGCCTATACAAAAATCACTTCTGAATATTCGGGAATAGAAAGCGAGACAAAATACTATGTTCCGCTCGGACAGACTTTTGAATACTGGAGACTCAAACTTACCAACAAAAGTTCATCTCCAAGAAAAATCCGTGCCTTTACATACTGCGAGTTTACAAATCAGTGGAATACAACCCAGGATCAGGTTAATTTACAGTATTCTATCTTTATCGTAAAGGGACAGAAAACTTCGCCGAACATGATTCAGGTTATAAGCCATGAAAATCTTTATGAACAGCACAAAAAAAATCCCGCTGTAACAGACTACATGAGCGAATGGATGGCTCTTGCCGGATCTCCTGTAACAGGTTTTGACACAAGCCGCCAGTCTTTTATAGGAACTTACGGAAGCTACAAGGAACCTGCAGCTGTTGTTGAAGGCTGCTGCTATAATTCAGAAGCGTTCGGTGACAATGCCTGCGGAACATTGCAGACCGATATTGAACTTGCACCTGGCGAGTCAAAGGAAATCCTTGTAATGCTTGGAATCGGTGCGGCAGAAGAAGAAGGAAAAAAAGCCCTCGCTGAATTCGGAACAATAGAGCGCGCTGATCTTGAATTTGACAAACTGGTAAAGAACTGGCATGAAAAACTGGGAAGCTTTAAGGCCGTAACTCCTGATGAAGACATAAACCACACTGTTAACGTCTGGGGACTTTACAACTGTCTCATTACATTTGCCTGGTCGCGTGCGGCATCTTTGGTTTACAACGGCGAACGTGACGGACTAGGCTACAGGGATTCTGTCCAGGATATTCTGGGCGTAAGTGCTGCTATTCCTGAACAGGCCGAAGAGCGTCTTGTAAGGCTTTTGAGCGGCCAGTTCTCAAACGGCGGTGCCCTTCCTGTTATAGGCAAGGATTTTGTACCTGGAAAGCAGAAAATGATTGACGCCGGTGAATTCCGCAGTGATGACTGCCAGTGGTTCTTTAATGCCGTGCCGTGTTTTGTTGCCGAAACAGGTAAATTAGACTTTTATAACAGAATCGTTCCCTATGCAGACCAGGGTGAAGCTACAGTTTACGGACACCTCAAGCAGGCGCTTCTGTTTAACCTTGAGCGCATGGGTGCAGACGGACTTCCCTGCGGACTTCTTGCAGACTGGAATGACTGTCTTAAACTCGGTTACCACGGTGAATCACTTTTTGTTGCGTTCCAGCTAAGACTCGGCCTTACGACATACGCCGATATTTCTGAAAGACTCAACAAAAGTGAAGAAGCGGCGTGGGCACTTTCAGAACGTGAAAAACTCGATGCAAATATCCAGAAAAAATGCTGGGACGGCAAATGGTTTGTATGGGCAATTGCAGAAGACGGAACAGTCTATGGCACCCATTCCATTGACGAAGGACAGATTTACTTTAATACACAGGTCTGGTCGGTACTTTCTGGTGCCGCTACCCCGGAACAGCAGAAACTCTGTCTTGAAAGCGTAAAGGAAAAGCTTGCAACACCGTACGGTCTCATGCTTTGTGCTCCTCCGTTTGTACATGCTGACCGCGAAATTATGAGTTCGGTAGTGTTCCTTCCTGGAATTAAAGAAAACGCCGGTATCTTTAACCATACCCAGGGCTGGGGTGTAATTGCCGAGATTATGAACGGTAACGGAGACCGCGCCTATGAATACTGTAAGGCCGCCCTTCCTGCCGCTTACAATGACCGTGCAGAAGTACGCCAGAGTGAGCCTTATGTAATAGGACAGACAACTTATTCAACATATTCAAAGCGTCCGGGTAACACAAGGGTAAGCTGGCTTTCAGGTGCTGCTACATGGAACTATTATTCCATTACGCAGTATATGCTTGGAATCAGGCCCCAGTATGACGGGCTTCTTGTGGACCCTTGCATAAAGCATGACTGGGACTCATTCAGTGTTGAACGCCGCTGGAGAAATATGAACATAAGCATAGAAGTAAAAAATCCTTCCCGTGTCTGCCGCGGAATAGAAAGCCTTGAAGTAGACGGAAAGAAACTTGACTCTGTTCTTGTTCCTGTAGATCTTCTTCATGACGGAAGCAGAATTATTGCCGTCATGGGAAAAAATGCCCTGCCTGTCAGGAACCAAAGGATGTAA
- a CDS encoding FeoA family protein: MKLNELQTGKSARIISVGGTGALRQHILDMGMIPGTTVKTVKYAPMGDPVEVRINGYELTLRIADAAKIEITPVEEESENLTLQKKQEEKIRIPEHPGLGEGGKFHSKKDENPLPGSTEFSSHNRNDVLFSFAA, translated from the coding sequence ATGAAACTCAATGAACTGCAGACAGGTAAATCTGCCAGAATAATTTCAGTCGGAGGAACAGGCGCGCTCAGACAGCATATTCTTGACATGGGAATGATTCCGGGAACAACTGTAAAAACAGTAAAATACGCGCCAATGGGTGACCCGGTCGAAGTGCGCATAAACGGATACGAACTTACTCTCAGAATTGCAGACGCTGCAAAAATAGAAATTACGCCGGTAGAAGAAGAAAGTGAAAATCTGACGCTGCAAAAAAAGCAGGAAGAAAAAATACGGATACCCGAACACCCAGGACTTGGTGAAGGCGGAAAATTCCACTCAAAAAAAGATGAAAATCCTTTGCCAGGGAGTACTGAGTTTTCTTCCCATAATCGTAACGATGTTCTTTTTTCTTTCGCTGCTTGA
- a CDS encoding DUF4340 domain-containing protein, which translates to MTKMALRKTILLLTVAVLAVIYSLQLVLGSRNKIQTLSVEQEIDSIEIARGESTLKISLDGTKWIVGEKNYPADEGKVSSMLNALKEIKTLGTVAKNAVDDSERYGLDGESAVVVSAYGKGNLLRKIRVGKNTSTSTQSYVSLDENKSVQLAQGALNTVFSVTEDSLRSRRVFKIDADTVSSVKVKTSSESYEVVRANGIWVPGPALADSVKLDSKKVTDWVNTLCDLNVSSWKEEVPSKEADTFVTILAGGTEYTLGIFHSGEDEVTAVSSAGEYPFTLSKYIAAKYEKKLSELTLQSD; encoded by the coding sequence ATGACAAAAATGGCATTAAGAAAAACAATACTTCTTCTGACCGTGGCAGTTCTGGCAGTAATTTATTCACTTCAGCTGGTACTTGGTTCAAGAAACAAAATACAGACTCTTTCTGTTGAACAGGAAATTGATTCTATAGAAATTGCGCGCGGTGAAAGTACACTTAAAATTTCTTTGGACGGAACAAAATGGATTGTAGGTGAAAAAAATTATCCTGCAGACGAAGGCAAAGTAAGTTCAATGCTTAACGCTCTTAAAGAAATAAAAACTCTCGGAACAGTGGCAAAAAATGCAGTTGATGATTCTGAACGTTACGGTCTTGATGGTGAGTCTGCCGTTGTTGTAAGTGCTTATGGAAAGGGAAATCTCTTAAGAAAAATTCGCGTTGGAAAAAATACTTCTACCAGCACACAGAGTTATGTAAGCCTTGACGAAAACAAATCTGTTCAGCTTGCCCAGGGTGCTCTTAATACAGTTTTTTCTGTAACAGAAGATTCTTTAAGAAGCCGCCGTGTCTTTAAGATAGACGCTGATACTGTTTCATCCGTAAAAGTAAAAACATCTTCTGAATCATACGAAGTTGTGCGTGCAAACGGAATATGGGTTCCCGGACCCGCTTTGGCAGATTCAGTAAAACTTGACTCAAAAAAAGTCACTGACTGGGTAAACACGTTGTGCGATTTGAATGTATCTTCGTGGAAAGAGGAAGTTCCTTCAAAAGAAGCAGACACTTTCGTAACAATTCTTGCAGGCGGAACAGAATACACGCTCGGTATATTCCATTCCGGTGAAGATGAAGTTACGGCTGTATCTTCGGCAGGTGAATATCCGTTTACCCTGTCGAAGTACATTGCTGCAAAATACGAAAAGAAACTTTCTGAACTTACGCTGCAATCAGACTGA
- a CDS encoding Gldg family protein, which translates to MKKQNKFISWIKSPASDFWLFVAVLVLANLVASRAFFRIDLTGAHSYSLSESSREVVSSLEEPLGIKVFFSSNLPAPYSGVQQYVNDILGEYKNAANSNFSCEYFDMNKSENQTLARNYGLNQIQIREVKDNELGFKNAYMGLAITYADQIETLDSVTSSDGLEYKITTTIGRLISNTNALSGLSDKVTLTLYKTEALSSFGIGGFSEIDSAVKKAWESVNGRYRGKIEFASVNPDSQTAQELSSKYGIQSVSWQDDSGKTQTGSIGLVLECADKFRVVPLKMQNMIFQYVITGLDSLEQNISDSVQALVAKTAPIAYITGHGELSLDDAQNGAAPFKSLLGDIYSLEELALAESEIPAGVSTIIINGPKSSFSDDELYKIDQFVMRGGNVMFFMDSYNVVMPSGQNAYYQQPQYIPVRTGLEKLLSAYGVETGTGYVMDENCFTQNHQQYGKLNFYYVPMLQKSGLDQKNLISKNLGYVLFMQSSAVDATKAQENPSLNVSVLAKSSPESWIQSDNLILSPLYIQPPADKSKMKSENLAVLVEGKFTSAYSANPSAENEGGSKISTSSHISEGTQRGKIFVAGTSYITSGQLISSDGADEPVAMFVRNAVDYMNGNSDFCSMRTKNVSLNTLRVSSGPAVAFAKFFNQFGLAILVVLSGLVVILVRRSHRKKIRLLYNPDDSRQIVHNKNVEK; encoded by the coding sequence ATGAAAAAACAGAATAAATTTATTTCATGGATAAAAAGTCCTGCCAGCGATTTCTGGCTGTTTGTGGCAGTCCTTGTACTTGCAAATCTTGTAGCTTCCAGAGCCTTTTTCAGAATAGACCTTACCGGAGCACATTCGTATTCTCTTTCTGAATCAAGTCGCGAAGTTGTTTCTTCACTTGAAGAACCTTTGGGAATAAAAGTTTTCTTTTCGTCAAATCTTCCGGCGCCTTATTCAGGTGTGCAGCAGTATGTTAACGACATTCTCGGCGAGTACAAAAATGCGGCCAATTCAAACTTCAGCTGCGAATATTTTGACATGAACAAAAGTGAAAACCAGACGCTTGCCCGGAACTACGGTTTGAACCAGATACAGATACGCGAAGTAAAGGACAACGAACTGGGTTTCAAAAATGCATACATGGGTCTTGCAATAACTTATGCCGACCAGATAGAAACACTGGACTCAGTTACTTCGAGTGACGGTCTTGAATATAAAATTACTACGACAATCGGACGGCTTATTTCAAATACAAATGCGCTTTCGGGACTTTCAGACAAGGTAACACTTACGCTCTACAAGACAGAAGCGCTTTCTTCTTTTGGAATAGGCGGATTTTCAGAAATTGATTCTGCCGTAAAAAAAGCCTGGGAAAGCGTAAACGGACGTTATCGCGGTAAAATAGAATTTGCTTCGGTTAATCCCGACTCACAGACGGCACAGGAACTTTCTTCCAAATACGGAATACAGTCTGTAAGCTGGCAGGACGATTCAGGAAAAACTCAGACGGGTTCAATAGGTCTTGTTCTTGAATGCGCAGACAAGTTCAGGGTTGTTCCGCTTAAGATGCAGAACATGATTTTCCAGTATGTGATAACAGGCCTTGACTCCCTTGAACAGAATATTTCTGACAGTGTACAGGCTCTTGTTGCAAAGACTGCACCTATCGCTTACATAACAGGACATGGGGAACTTTCACTTGACGATGCACAAAACGGTGCTGCTCCGTTCAAAAGTCTTCTTGGCGACATTTACTCGCTTGAAGAACTTGCACTTGCCGAATCTGAAATTCCTGCGGGTGTTTCTACAATCATAATCAACGGACCAAAATCTTCGTTCTCTGATGATGAACTTTACAAGATTGACCAGTTTGTAATGCGCGGTGGAAATGTAATGTTCTTTATGGATTCTTACAATGTCGTAATGCCTTCGGGACAAAACGCCTATTACCAGCAGCCACAGTATATTCCCGTAAGAACAGGACTTGAAAAACTTTTGTCAGCTTACGGTGTAGAAACGGGAACAGGTTATGTCATGGATGAAAACTGTTTTACGCAGAATCACCAGCAGTACGGCAAACTGAATTTCTATTATGTTCCCATGCTGCAGAAAAGCGGACTTGACCAGAAAAATCTTATTTCAAAAAATCTCGGTTATGTTCTCTTTATGCAGTCTTCTGCTGTTGACGCAACAAAAGCGCAGGAAAATCCTTCACTGAATGTTTCTGTTCTTGCAAAGAGTTCGCCCGAGTCCTGGATACAAAGTGACAATCTTATTCTGAGTCCGCTTTATATTCAGCCTCCTGCAGACAAAAGCAAAATGAAGAGCGAAAATCTGGCCGTTCTTGTCGAAGGAAAATTCACCAGTGCATACAGTGCAAATCCTTCTGCAGAAAATGAAGGCGGTTCAAAAATAAGCACAAGCTCCCATATTTCCGAGGGAACACAGCGCGGAAAAATTTTTGTAGCCGGTACCTCCTATATTACAAGCGGGCAGCTTATTTCTTCTGATGGAGCCGATGAACCTGTAGCCATGTTTGTAAGAAATGCCGTTGACTACATGAACGGAAACTCTGACTTCTGTTCAATGCGCACAAAGAACGTAAGCCTTAACACTCTGCGTGTTTCTTCGGGACCGGCAGTAGCGTTTGCAAAATTCTTCAACCAGTTCGGACTGGCAATTCTTGTAGTGTTGTCGGGACTTGTTGTTATTCTCGTAAGGCGTAGTCACCGCAAAAAGATAAGGCTTTTGTATAACCCCGATGACAGCCGTCAGATTGTGCACAACAAAAATGTGGAGAAATAA
- a CDS encoding ABC transporter permease subunit: MKNNSSGKNNSTGKRTWSVIMKRELAAYFTSPIAYIVTALFLIFSGLVFFSTFFIVKRAELRNFFEMLPIFLSFFIPALTMRVFSDEKRTGTMETLVTLPVKVTDIVAGKYLASFVSGISLLVPTLFYAVTCAVFGSPDAGPVIGGYLGAVFLIAAFSAIGVFASSVTKNQIIAFFLAFALCIVLTMISSFSIFLPGPVVKLVSFISASGHFLSVSRGIVDSRDVLYFVSLTALFIAMTVRTIRNERKN, translated from the coding sequence ATGAAAAATAATTCGTCGGGTAAAAATAATTCAACAGGGAAAAGAACCTGGTCTGTCATAATGAAGCGCGAGCTTGCAGCTTATTTTACGAGTCCCATTGCATATATCGTAACAGCGCTTTTTCTTATATTTTCGGGACTGGTTTTCTTTTCTACATTTTTTATCGTTAAGCGTGCAGAACTCAGAAACTTTTTTGAGATGCTGCCGATTTTTCTGAGCTTTTTTATTCCAGCTCTTACTATGCGCGTGTTCAGTGATGAAAAGCGTACCGGTACAATGGAAACTCTCGTGACTCTTCCCGTTAAGGTAACTGATATTGTTGCAGGAAAGTATCTTGCTTCTTTTGTTTCAGGAATTTCACTTCTGGTACCGACTCTCTTTTATGCAGTAACCTGCGCCGTGTTCGGTTCACCTGATGCCGGTCCTGTAATAGGCGGATACCTTGGTGCAGTATTTCTGATAGCAGCGTTCAGTGCGATAGGAGTTTTTGCTTCTTCAGTGACGAAAAACCAGATAATTGCATTCTTTCTTGCCTTTGCACTCTGCATTGTACTTACAATGATAAGTTCCTTTTCAATTTTTCTTCCGGGGCCTGTTGTTAAACTTGTTTCGTTTATTTCGGCTTCGGGACATTTTCTTTCTGTTTCGAGAGGAATAGTTGACTCAAGGGACGTTCTTTACTTTGTTTCATTAACAGCACTGTTTATTGCCATGACTGTGCGCACAATCCGGAATGAGAGGAAAAACTGA
- a CDS encoding ABC transporter ATP-binding protein, translated as MIEVKHVSRVFGDFRAVDDISFSIKTGEIVGLLGPNGAGKTTTMRMITGYLEPTSGTVEVDGLDVVKNPVETKRRIGYMPESAPLYSDMIVADYLEYVAGIEGVDASEKVPHLADVCGLSEVMHKNIGDLSRGNKQRVGLAHALMGDPEILILDEPTSGLDPNQVSEVRALIKKIGETRTVIISTHILSEVEMLCDRVIIISGGKKVADSPTEELREHYGNASVVTLTLDGSEALQVKEVLSAVEGVRGCTVKEQEQKLCAELSLDPTAGQSVLPQIARTVVSKNWNLYSLEMRRNSLEDVFRSLTLGGNV; from the coding sequence ATGATTGAGGTAAAGCATGTTTCCCGTGTTTTCGGTGATTTCCGTGCAGTAGATGACATCAGTTTCTCCATAAAAACGGGGGAAATTGTCGGGCTTCTTGGACCGAACGGCGCCGGAAAGACAACGACAATGAGAATGATAACGGGATATCTTGAACCAACGTCGGGAACTGTCGAAGTGGACGGGCTTGATGTAGTAAAGAATCCTGTTGAAACAAAGCGCAGAATAGGTTATATGCCTGAGTCGGCGCCTTTGTACAGCGATATGATTGTGGCAGACTATCTTGAATATGTTGCCGGAATCGAAGGGGTGGATGCTTCAGAAAAGGTTCCGCACCTGGCAGATGTATGCGGGCTTTCCGAAGTAATGCACAAAAACATCGGGGACCTTTCACGCGGAAATAAGCAGCGTGTCGGACTTGCACACGCACTTATGGGTGATCCCGAAATTCTTATTCTTGACGAACCTACCAGCGGACTTGACCCGAATCAGGTTTCTGAAGTACGCGCTCTTATTAAAAAAATCGGTGAAACAAGAACCGTCATTATTTCCACACACATTCTGAGCGAAGTAGAAATGCTCTGTGACCGGGTAATTATTATTTCAGGCGGAAAAAAGGTCGCCGACAGTCCTACAGAAGAACTCCGCGAACATTACGGAAACGCGTCTGTTGTAACTCTTACACTTGACGGAAGTGAAGCGCTCCAGGTAAAAGAAGTGCTGTCTGCAGTTGAAGGCGTAAGGGGATGCACCGTAAAGGAACAGGAGCAGAAGCTTTGTGCCGAACTTTCACTTGACCCGACTGCCGGCCAGTCCGTTCTGCCGCAGATTGCCCGCACCGTTGTCTCAAAGAACTGGAATCTTTATTCTCTTGAGATGCGCAGAAACAGTCTGGAAGATGTGTTCAGAAGCCTTACCTTAGGAGGAAACGTATGA